One genomic region from Colletotrichum lupini chromosome 7, complete sequence encodes:
- a CDS encoding protein kinase domain-containing protein, translating into IYIIQLISSLTTVRTNYPVIGILTALHTYHDLADFCASISATSDPHSLTEADGDSTASDGVDRAPSPWSDMSSGGGEGPASAVGDGEEEDEEIEDAEDQHKDAHLPLSSDEYAEQRAYIENNLVVLIRIYTAIKLSGLKLRNKRADDALKQAEQEYERQKLTIGAHKALASQDGGHERFRRYLTKLVLRNDYREDLIRGLSFMIYQLGEAKEGQNVTESRDLEDSQDPECSQDARELNEGQIGESYEVLLQKKLLVVLRAYLCDPARLTIVQRRLIDANVVRRNRLVHAGSASMASPHASKGLTQPARQIESLNQSIALRSSLMAGNVTSSSYNLVSSTASRPVTQSNHGAQATKSFVAQAATALESRFSITGALTPAVRSTARSAGTKMSARVGHLDYPSCPIEGGDSFPCKYCPMILSRDYRTKEKWRGHMAQDLCGYVCVFEDCESPEDMFASTYAWMSHMARSHSEVEWVCPLCANHRLPADDIQAASFAVPSELRDHILACHPATDAHGGLTELELVVSAGQRVVGIRKVRCPLCRPGLVTSEEGIDGSVPSFLPVGQEAGLVQLEEDQHIATHIHEFALHAFPSADGEELSEEATWRDSVPSEPSTSVEINLERLRRPESSFQGQAFAYYTIENIQDAIEELNATCLRVQAPDWIQADSSVRLDVMAGRLNDLILSLQLAQGEVDLDDFAWKLNKCQVLFSQLSNLPDSVWEGPQVKELLEELGEEMQQLDSLCETGRQREGQQLSPSPDLPFDRKKLSPNMNPTLTSIGSFQSALRDAEVEITNQRDAKKYKWIPISSIDKILEGHSIDVEDEVHGFIFKKAKRLFSLLVRQSHFEWLPLFHANDFGDEDFPINFSVDTKSQVWALKSRKTGKAISFEVTDREVNGISRKDQDSLYDFCNHHQWLIFVPIFSPDDRAHVFDPLCRMPFLKEFESHGTNFNIVRHFVIHRSHLNFPWDDQIGTIVDKDDNPHVAVKEILSAQGLTADNFRDLAKNEATILTRLRDQNHPHFIRAIASYTQGNRHFFIFPWARGGNLRNFWRLQPSLSTASDDTSTEDWNNYLKWFFEQLLGLASAIKNLHHPRDDSNESCRHGDLKPENILCFSKNEDEIGEGRIPTGVRLVVDAGHAKVHEMATEFRGSPPGTPKGTVMYSPPEADIEQARARRYDIWSLGCLYLESLIWIIYGYDALKFFHSDVGPGEPYFVKDSPVDLKDAVKEWIKAIKMDPRCAPVEKTAVGRLVTLIEERMLVVRVTNRGVPARENLDTEHSTAPMLILRRATADMSEEVPERADAKEVYEEMERIFDAGKQNQGLAWMVRDREASARGPPIITRGLASGDNRRL; encoded by the exons atttatataattcaattgatctcttcgttaactacggttcgaactaactaccctgtaatagggatactaacagccTTGCACACTTACCACGATTTGG CTGACTTCTGTGCCTCCATATCAGCAACTTCTGATCCCCACAGTCTCACTGAGGCCGATGGTGATTCCACCGCTTCGGATGGAGTGGACCGTGCGCCATCGCCGTGGTCTGATATGAGCTCCGGCGGCGGGGAAGGTCCCGCCTCTGCCGTTGGCGACGGAGAAGAGGAGGACGAGGAAATAGAGGATGCCGAGGATCAGCATAAAGACGCGCATTTGCCCTTGTCCAGCGACGAGTACGCCGAGCAACGAGCTTACATTGAGAACAACTTGGTAGTCCTCATCCGCATTTATACCGCCATTAAGCTTTCTGGCCTGAAGCTCAGGAATAAGCGCGCCGACGATGCGCTGAAGCAAGCCGAGCAGGAGTACGAGCGACAGAAGCTCACAATAGGAGCGCACAAGGCCCTTGCAAGCCAGGACGGAGGGCATGAACGATTCCGACGCTACCTCACCAAGCTGGTGCTACGCAACGACTACAGGGAGGATCTGATACGGGGTTTGAGCTTCATGATTTACCAGTTAGGCGAGGCGAAGGAGGGCCAAAATGTCACAGAATCGCGAGACTTGGAAGACTCGCAAGACCCAGAATGTTCGCAGGATGCCCGAGAGTTGAATGAGGGCCAAATAGGAGAAAGTTACGAAGTGTTGCTCCAGAAGAAGCTCTTGGTCGTGCTTCGTGCATACTTATGCGACCCAGCCAGGCTGACCATCGTCCAGCGCCGGCTTATCGACGCCAACGTCGTACGGCGAAACCGCCTTGTCCATGCCGGAAGTGCGAGCATGGCATCACCCCATGCGTCAAAGGGGTTAACCCAACCCGCGCGACAGATCGAGTCCTTAAACCAGAGTATAGCCCTGCGGAGCTCTTTGATGGCGGGAAACGTCACCTCAAGTTCGTATAATCTCGTGTCATCTACGGCATCACGGCCTGTTACGCAGTCCAATCATGGCGCCCAGGCCACCAAGAGCTTTGTGGCGCAGGCTGCTACGGCTCTCGAATCGAGGTTCAGCATTACAGGCGCCCTGACACCCGCGGTCCGAAGCACGGCTAGGTCGGCGGGCACCAAGATGTCGGCTCGGGTGGGACATTTGGACTATCCAAGTTGCCCCATAGAGGGGGGCGATTCATTTCCCTGCAAATACTGCCCTATGATTCTGTCGCGAGACTACAGAACGAAAGAGAAGTGGCG TGGCCACATGGCGCAAGACCTTTGCGGATATGTCTGCGTCTTCGAAGACTGCGAGTCCCCCGAGGATATGTTTGCCTCCACGTATGCATGGATGTCGCACATGGCGCGGTCCCACTCCGAGGTCGAATGGGTGTGCCCCCTGTGCGCCAATCATCGCCTCCCTGCAGACGATATCCAGGCCGCGTCCTTCGCCGTGCCCTCAGAGCTTCGGGACCACATCTTGGCCTGCCATCCCGCCACTGATGCTCACGGGGGCCTGACGGAGCTGGAGCTAGTGGTCAGCGCAGGCCAACGGGTTGTGGGTATTCGTAAGGTCCGTTGCCCGCTCTGTCGGCCGGGCCTCGTGACCAGCGAGGAAGGTATCGACGGCTCCGTCCCGTCTTTCCTCCCGGTGGGCCAAGAGGCGGGGCTGGTGCAGTTGGAGGAAGACCAGCATATTGCCACTCACATTCACGAGTTCGCGCTGCACGCTTTCCCATCGGCGGACGGCGAGGAGCTATCAGAGGAAGCGACATGGAGGGATTCCGTTCCGTCCGAGCCAAGCACCAGTGTGGAAATCAACCTTGAACGGCTGCGTAGACCCGAAAGTTCGTTCCAGGGGCAAGCGTTCGCATATTACACCATAGAAAACATACAAGACGCGATAGAAGAGCTGAACGCCACATGTCTGCGGGTGCAAGCGCCTGACTGGATACAAGCAGATAGCTCTGTGCGGCTCGATGTCATGGCGGGAAGATTGAACGATCTGATTCTCAGTCTCCAACTGGCGCAGGGGGAAGTGGATCTTGACGACTTTGCGTGGAAGCTGAACAAATGCCAAGTCCTGTTTTCCCAGCTGAGCAACTTACCGGACTCGGTGTGGGAAGGGCCGCAGGTTAAAGAACTGCTGGAAGAGTTAGGCGAGGAAATGCAGCAGCTGGATTCCTTGTGCGAGACTGGTCGACAGCGTGAAGGACAGCAACTGTCTCCTTCGCCAGACTTGCCTTTCGACCGGAAGAAATTATCACCCAATATGAATCCCACACTGACCTCGATCGGCTCCTTTCAGTCAGCCTTAAGAGATGCGGAAGTGGAGATAACGAACCAAAGAGACGCCAAGAAGTACAAGTGGATACCCATTTCCTCAATTGACAAGATACTTGAGGGCCACAGCATCGATGTGGAGGATGAGGTGCACGGCTTTATATTCAAGAAGGCCAAGAGGCTTTTCTCTCTTCTTGTCCGCCAGAGTCACTTCGAGTGGCTACCTCTCTTTCATGCCAATGACTTCGGGGACGAGGATTTCCCCATCAACTTCAGTGTCGACACAAAATCTCAAGTATGGGCCTTGAAGTCGCGCAAAACTGGCAAGGCAATTAGCTTTGAGGTTACCGACAGAGAAGTCAATGGGATCAGCCGAAAGGACCAGGACTCACTCTACGACTTCTGCAACCACCACCAATGGCTCATATTTGTGCCAATCTTCTCTCCTGACGATCGAGCTCATGTGTTCGATCCACTCTGTCGTATGCCCTTCCTGAAGGAGTTCGAATCCCATGGGACCAACTTCAACATTGTCAGGCATTTTGTTATTCACCGAAGCCATCTCAACTTTCCCTGGGATGACCAGATT GGGACAATAGTAGATAAGGATGACAACCCTCATGTTGCTGTGAAAGAAATACTGTCTGCGCAAGGTCTGACGGCAGACAATTTTCGAGATCTAGCCAAGAACGAAGCGACTATCCTTACGCGCTTACGAGACCAGAATCACCCACACTTTATTCGAGCAATTGCCAGCTACACCCAAGGAAATCGACACTTCTTCATTTTCCCTTGGGCTAGAGGTGGCAACCTGCGTAATTTCTGGAGACTTCAACCTAGCTTGAGCACCGCATCAGATGATACCAGCACCGAAGACTGGAACAACTACTTGAAATGGTTCTTTGAGCAGCTGCTCGGTCTTGCGAGCGCCATAAAGAACCTTCACCATCCGAGAGATGACTCAAATGAGTCTTGCAGGCACGGCGACCTGAAACCTGAGAACATTTTGTGCTTCAGCAAGAATGAGGATGAAATTGGCGAAGGTAGAATTCCGACAGGCGTTCGGCTCGTTGTTGATGCTGGACATGCCAAAGTACATGAGATGGCCACTGAGTTCCGAGGTTCCCCACCGGGTACACCAAAAGGCACGGTAATGTACTCGCCCCCAGAGGCGGACATTGAACAAGCTAGAGCCAGACGATACGATATCTGGTCCCTTGGCTGTCTGTATCTTGAGTCCCTTATCTGGATTATATATGGCTACGATGCGCTGAAGTTTTTTCATTCAGATGTCGGACCTGGAGAGCCGTACTTCGTTAAAGATTCGCCTGTCGATCTCAAAGATGCCGTGAAAGAATGGATCAAGGCAATCAAAATGGATCCTCGCTGCGCTCCTGTCGAGAAGACTGCCGTCGGACGTCTAGTCACTTTGATTGAAGAGAGAATGCTAGTCGTCCGAGTCACGAACCGCGGGGTGCCGGCCCGTGAAAACTTGGACACGGAGCATTCGACAGCTCCCATGCTCATTCTCAGACGAGCTACAGCGGACATGTCAGAGGAAGTTCCCGAAAGAGCCGATGCTAAGGAAGTCTACGAAGAGATGGAGAGAATATTCGATGCCGGCAAGCAGAATCAGGGTCTGGCATGGATGGTTCGGGATAGGGAAGCTTCTGCACGCGGGCCCCCTATCATCACAAGAGGTCTAGCTTCTGGCGACAACAGAAGACTTTAA
- a CDS encoding catalase yields MDDWQDAAFTSRHVHNRANKSNKGGGRGRRGGAFEVKRAFGRYDIKCPSATKLRGQKSEGGKGKSAGPSMDIFRLSEDGRGLLGQLDLPQVLDARIILTGSRKVLEDLISQFEGSDEEADISDDPNEKDGSVPRHHVSEDETKADNNLGTAGGYIDKEGEEVNEESEDEEESEAEEQKRFKNFEKNSFRSPKFWFQWNGDVTPTATPSLDNPTLPTPTGETGRGYIVFSGNDCRSFKGTISCDSLGWKDVSISGWKEVSMSERDVSFVWK; encoded by the coding sequence ATGGACGACTGGCAAGACGCAGCTTTTACATCAAGACATGTCCACAACAGAGCAAACAAGTCCAACAAAGGAGGCGGGCGAGGACGACGCGGTGGAGCCTTCGAGGTCAAGAGAGCATTTGGTAGATACGACATCAAGTGTCCGAGTGCGACCAAACTGAGAGGACAGAAATCAGAGGGAGGAAAGGGAAAATCTGCTGGTCCGTCAATGGATATCTTTCGGCTGTCGGAAGATGGCAGGGGGTTATTGGGACAGCTGGACCTGCCCCAGGTCCTCGATGCCAGGATCATTCTTACCGGAAGCAGAAAGGTTCTCGAAGACCTAATATCGCAGTTTGAAGGGAGCGACGAAGAGGCTGATATCTCCGACGACCCTAATGAGAAAGATGGCTCGGTCCCGAGACACCACGTTAGTGAGGATGAGACGAAGGCAGACAACAATCTAGGAACAGCAGGGGGCTATATTGACAAGGAAGGGGAGGAAGTCAACGAAGAATCggaagacgaagaagagaGCGAAGCTGAGGAGCAGAAGCGGTTCAAGAATTTCGAGAAGAACAGCTTTCGCTCTCCCAAATTCTGGTTTCAATGGAACGGAGACGTTACGCCTACCGCGACACCCTCGCTAGATAACCCTACGCTACCAACACCTACCGGGGAGACTGGAAGAGGCTATATCGTGTTCTCTGGAAATGACTGCCGCTCTTTCAAAGGGACAATCAGCTGCGATTCTCTAGGCTGGAAGGATGTCTCAATCTCTGGGTGGAAGGAGGTGTCCATGAGCGAGAGGGACGTAAGCTTTGTCTGGAAGTAA